A genomic region of Thermococcus sp. JdF3 contains the following coding sequences:
- a CDS encoding triphosphoribosyl-dephospho-CoA synthase, whose protein sequence is MERWRIIRAFTLGPLLEAALPKPGNVSRFRDFNDLTFYHFLFAETAVLGVYYEAIKTAELLRKGILEPREAGIGELIKRAVQASREAQDANPNFGIIALSIPLIMGLGMGKNMLDAREKAKLLIDESTVRDTMELYRAIRIANPKGIPSGVKYDVYSDDSFRELFQDGINLSRLAEISCEREMIFCEWLKEYELSYSTFGRLYELIKELPLEEAVLRAFLELLAHNLDTLIVRKAGIEEARLVQENAGKVLEGKMGIEEFDAFMREKGDLRNPGSLADIMAVSLSLLVLRGLRVEMRNGKVWGVIGRP, encoded by the coding sequence ATGGAACGGTGGAGGATAATCCGGGCTTTCACCCTTGGCCCCCTCCTTGAGGCGGCCCTTCCAAAACCGGGCAACGTGAGCCGCTTTAGGGACTTCAATGACCTGACGTTCTACCACTTCCTCTTCGCCGAGACCGCCGTCCTCGGCGTTTACTACGAGGCGATAAAGACCGCAGAGTTACTCAGGAAGGGTATCCTTGAGCCCCGGGAAGCTGGAATCGGGGAGCTGATAAAGAGGGCGGTTCAGGCATCGCGCGAGGCTCAGGACGCCAACCCCAACTTCGGGATCATAGCCCTTTCGATCCCTCTAATCATGGGGCTGGGCATGGGGAAGAACATGCTCGACGCCAGGGAGAAGGCCAAGCTCCTCATCGACGAATCAACGGTCAGGGACACGATGGAGCTCTACCGGGCGATAAGGATAGCCAACCCCAAAGGAATCCCCTCCGGGGTCAAGTACGACGTTTACAGCGACGATTCCTTCAGGGAGCTCTTCCAGGACGGTATCAACCTGTCCAGGCTCGCCGAGATAAGCTGTGAGCGCGAGATGATATTCTGCGAGTGGCTCAAGGAGTACGAGCTGAGCTACTCCACCTTTGGACGGCTCTACGAGCTGATAAAGGAGCTCCCTCTGGAGGAGGCCGTGCTCAGGGCTTTCCTTGAGCTTCTTGCCCATAACCTCGACACGCTGATAGTCAGGAAGGCCGGCATCGAAGAGGCGAGGCTCGTTCAGGAGAACGCCGGGAAAGTCCTTGAGGGAAAGATGGGCATCGAGGAGTTCGATGCGTTCATGCGGGAGAAGGGAGACCTGAGGAACCCCGGCAGTTTGGCCGATATAATGGCCGTCTCGCTCAGCCTTCTCGTCCTGAGGGGGCTGAGGGTGGAAATGAGAAACGGGAAGGTCTGGGGAGTTATAGGACGACCCTAA
- a CDS encoding family 4A encapsulin nanocompartment shell protein — protein MRGDLIRVLSSVEEKANELKLDGYEPDVVLLGREAYEFIREQINEEFGDEEEVFELSGLKIRMLDELGGDAVVIDSKALGLGPGGAKRFRVVL, from the coding sequence ATGCGCGGAGACCTGATTCGTGTTCTCAGCTCAGTTGAGGAGAAGGCCAACGAGCTGAAGCTCGACGGCTACGAGCCGGACGTTGTCCTCCTGGGAAGGGAAGCCTACGAGTTCATAAGGGAGCAGATAAACGAGGAGTTCGGCGACGAGGAGGAGGTTTTCGAGCTCTCGGGCCTTAAGATACGCATGCTCGACGAGCTCGGAGGGGATGCAGTTGTCATCGACAGCAAGGCACTTGGCCTCGGTCCCGGCGGGGCGAAGAGGTTTAGGGTCGTCCTATAA
- the snatA gene encoding neutral amino acid NAAT transporter SnatA, producing MIELIKYFVILYGGLFAITNPVGAVPVFLGVTHDLSWSQRREIAQKTATTVIVTLVVFALIGEWIFKFFGSSIDAFAIAGGILLFKMAMDMLSGRLSTVKISKEETEEFSEEVVTLEEVAIIPLAIPLISGPGAITTVMLYMAKSTSIPEKATVVASILAIGLTVWLILCSSNRIQRKLGRVGIKVMTRMMGLILTSMAVQMIINGIKGAFGL from the coding sequence GTGATAGAGCTGATCAAGTATTTCGTGATACTCTACGGCGGACTGTTCGCGATAACGAACCCGGTCGGAGCGGTTCCAGTCTTCCTCGGGGTCACCCACGACCTCTCCTGGAGCCAGAGGAGGGAGATAGCACAAAAAACCGCCACCACGGTTATCGTGACCCTCGTCGTCTTCGCCCTCATAGGGGAGTGGATATTCAAGTTCTTCGGATCCAGCATAGACGCCTTCGCGATAGCCGGGGGAATCCTCCTATTCAAGATGGCCATGGACATGCTCTCTGGCAGGCTCTCGACGGTCAAGATAAGCAAAGAGGAGACGGAGGAGTTCAGCGAGGAAGTGGTCACGCTGGAGGAGGTTGCCATAATACCCCTGGCGATACCCCTTATCTCGGGGCCCGGTGCGATAACCACGGTCATGCTCTACATGGCAAAGAGCACTTCCATTCCGGAGAAGGCGACGGTGGTGGCGAGCATTCTCGCGATAGGCCTGACCGTCTGGCTGATCCTCTGCTCCTCCAACAGGATACAGAGGAAGCTTGGCAGGGTAGGAATAAAGGTTATGACGAGAATGATGGGTCTCATACTAACGTCTATGGCGGTTCAGATGATAATCAACGGCATCAAGGGGGCGTTCGGGCTTTAG
- a CDS encoding OsmC family protein has product MTEPVRGKVEWFKDYQFIGRVESDKCSVILGEGGISPMKLLLLSVAGCTAYDVVMILQKMREPIEGLEVEISGERREEHPKIYRKIHLHYRIYGDVKEEKARRAIELSQDKYCSASAHVKLSGAEVTYSFEIIKG; this is encoded by the coding sequence ATGACCGAACCTGTGAGGGGAAAGGTTGAGTGGTTCAAGGACTATCAGTTCATCGGCAGGGTGGAGAGCGACAAATGCTCCGTCATACTTGGGGAGGGCGGGATAAGCCCCATGAAGCTCCTCCTTCTGAGTGTTGCCGGCTGCACCGCCTACGACGTCGTCATGATTCTCCAGAAGATGCGCGAGCCGATCGAAGGGCTGGAGGTCGAGATCAGCGGCGAGAGGAGGGAGGAGCACCCGAAGATATACCGGAAAATCCACCTCCACTACAGGATATACGGCGACGTGAAGGAAGAGAAAGCCAGGCGCGCGATAGAGCTGAGTCAGGACAAGTACTGCTCCGCCTCTGCCCACGTCAAACTGAGCGGTGCCGAGGTCACGTACTCCTTCGAGATAATCAAGGGTTAG
- a CDS encoding radical SAM protein: MYIRPFDPWKAKLCTCPFKYTLNIYTGCDHACVYCYITGYIPNAFRVRTKEALLPKLERELRRFDKRYIIALSYSSDPYPTVERELGITRSVLKLFRRYDVRCLLLTKSDIFERDLDVLSNLKCAVGITVTTVDKRKAKLLEPNAPSPRARIRALLKAKKAGIPVYARIDPIIPFYTWEDFEETLDALSFVSHITVSTLKLRPDSKKRMFAKFPELMERLWPLYERGEKIGGYHYLPRGLRFGILREAERKVLERGISFGSCREGYRSFPSCDGSHLVPP, from the coding sequence ATGTACATACGTCCATTTGACCCCTGGAAGGCGAAGCTCTGCACCTGCCCCTTCAAGTACACGCTGAACATCTATACCGGCTGCGACCACGCGTGCGTTTACTGCTACATAACGGGCTACATCCCCAACGCCTTCCGCGTGCGGACGAAGGAGGCTCTTCTGCCAAAGCTGGAGAGGGAGCTCAGGCGGTTCGACAAAAGGTACATCATCGCCCTCTCCTACTCCTCCGACCCCTACCCGACGGTGGAGCGTGAGCTGGGCATAACCCGGAGCGTTCTCAAGCTCTTCAGGCGCTACGACGTCCGCTGCCTGCTCCTCACGAAGTCGGATATCTTTGAGCGCGACCTGGACGTTCTGAGCAATCTCAAGTGCGCCGTCGGAATAACGGTAACCACGGTGGATAAACGGAAGGCGAAGCTGCTGGAGCCGAATGCTCCCTCCCCGAGGGCGAGAATAAGGGCCCTCCTGAAGGCAAAGAAAGCTGGAATTCCCGTCTACGCGCGCATAGACCCGATAATACCCTTCTACACCTGGGAGGACTTCGAGGAGACGCTCGACGCTTTAAGCTTCGTGAGTCACATAACCGTCTCAACGCTGAAGCTCAGGCCGGACTCGAAGAAACGGATGTTCGCCAAGTTTCCGGAGCTGATGGAGAGGCTCTGGCCCCTCTACGAGAGGGGGGAGAAGATTGGGGGATACCACTACCTGCCTCGCGGGCTGAGGTTTGGGATCCTAAGGGAAGCGGAGAGAAAGGTTTTGGAAAGGGGAATCAGCTTTGGCTCGTGTCGGGAGGGTTATCGGTCGTTTCCGAGCTGTGATGGCTCTCACCTTGTTCCTCCGTAA
- a CDS encoding gamma-glutamyl-gamma-aminobutyrate hydrolase family protein, with product MKPLIGIIGQIDHSRNRLFLDRTHIEKVAAAGGTPAVFNTAASPDEVLEHVDGILLIEGPDVHPHFYGEDPSSAIKYVDVDRDEFEISLVKKAVERGVPILGICRGMQVINVALGGTLYQDLNEIPKAIKHDWELKLIGPSQRVHGVRIKMNSKLYGILKDKLDIEGTNEVYLRVNSFHHQAVKRVGEGIRPVAYAVDGLIEAIEGAEGTEGFILGVQWQPEYLPEMERLYGALVRAAAEYRAKRLELERVEIEAELREKLGKAEIEEASSITEEQGESHHSSETTDNPPDTSQS from the coding sequence ATGAAACCGCTGATCGGTATAATCGGTCAGATTGACCACTCGAGGAACAGGCTGTTTCTGGACAGAACCCACATCGAGAAGGTCGCGGCGGCCGGCGGAACCCCCGCGGTTTTCAACACCGCCGCATCACCGGACGAGGTTCTGGAGCACGTCGATGGCATACTCCTCATAGAGGGGCCCGACGTTCACCCCCACTTCTACGGGGAGGACCCCTCCAGTGCCATCAAGTACGTCGATGTTGACAGGGACGAGTTTGAGATAAGCCTCGTGAAAAAGGCCGTTGAGAGGGGTGTTCCAATACTCGGTATCTGCAGGGGCATGCAGGTCATAAACGTGGCCCTGGGCGGAACCCTCTACCAAGACCTCAACGAGATACCCAAGGCAATAAAGCACGACTGGGAGCTCAAACTCATAGGGCCAAGCCAGCGTGTCCACGGGGTCAGGATAAAGATGAACTCAAAGCTCTACGGGATACTCAAGGACAAGCTGGACATAGAGGGTACCAACGAGGTCTACCTCCGGGTGAACAGCTTCCACCACCAGGCCGTCAAGAGGGTGGGCGAAGGAATCCGGCCGGTTGCGTACGCGGTCGATGGGCTGATCGAAGCGATAGAAGGAGCGGAGGGCACCGAAGGATTCATTCTGGGCGTCCAGTGGCAGCCCGAATACCTGCCCGAGATGGAGAGACTGTACGGAGCCCTCGTAAGGGCCGCGGCCGAGTACCGGGCGAAGAGGCTCGAGCTTGAGAGGGTCGAGATAGAGGCGGAGCTCAGGGAAAAGCTCGGGAAGGCGGAAATCGAAGAAGCCTCATCCATTACGGAGGAACAAGGTGAGAGCCATCACAGCTCGGAAACGACCGATAACCCTCCCGACACGAGCCAAAGCTGA
- a CDS encoding PLP-dependent aminotransferase family protein, with amino-acid sequence MEEKLMRKLGSGSLDFETYFSDKAQRMKASEIRELLKLVESSDVISLAGGLPAPETFPVEKIREIAQDVLTHHADKALQYGTTKGFTPLRLTLADWMEKRYGIPTSKVEIMMVAGSQQALDLIGRTFINPGDMVVVEGPTYLAALNAFKYYDPEFISIPMDDNGMMVDLLEEKLRKLNAEGKKIKFVYTVSTFQNPMGVTMSLDRRKRLIELAREYDFLIVEDSPYAELRYSGEPIPPIKHFDDEGRVLYLGTFSKILAPGFRLGWIAAHPHFIRKMEIAKQAVDLCANTLAQLIAWKYVEEGYLDEQIPKIIEFYRPRRDAMLEALEEYMPEGVRWTKPEGGMFIWVTLPEGIDTKLMMEKAVSKGVAYVPGEAFFAHRDVKNTMRLNFTYVPEEKIREGVKRLAEVIEEEMKALKG; translated from the coding sequence GTGGAGGAAAAACTCATGCGCAAGCTGGGTTCAGGTTCACTGGATTTTGAGACGTACTTCTCGGACAAGGCCCAGAGGATGAAGGCCTCGGAGATCAGGGAGCTCCTCAAGCTCGTCGAGAGCTCTGACGTCATCTCCCTCGCCGGCGGCCTACCCGCCCCGGAGACCTTCCCTGTTGAGAAGATCAGGGAGATAGCCCAGGACGTTCTCACCCACCACGCCGACAAGGCGCTCCAGTACGGAACCACCAAGGGCTTCACCCCGCTCCGCCTTACCCTCGCGGACTGGATGGAGAAGCGCTACGGCATTCCGACCAGCAAGGTCGAGATAATGATGGTGGCCGGCAGCCAGCAGGCCCTCGATCTCATCGGAAGGACGTTCATCAACCCCGGAGACATGGTCGTCGTCGAGGGACCGACCTACCTCGCGGCACTCAACGCGTTTAAGTACTACGACCCCGAGTTTATCAGCATTCCCATGGACGACAACGGTATGATGGTCGACCTCCTCGAGGAGAAGCTCAGAAAGCTCAACGCCGAGGGCAAGAAGATCAAATTCGTTTACACGGTCTCAACTTTCCAGAACCCGATGGGCGTCACCATGAGCCTCGACAGGAGGAAGAGGCTCATCGAGCTCGCGAGGGAATACGACTTCCTCATCGTTGAGGACAGCCCCTACGCGGAGCTCCGCTACTCCGGAGAGCCCATCCCGCCGATCAAGCACTTCGACGACGAGGGAAGGGTCCTCTACCTCGGAACGTTCTCAAAGATACTCGCGCCAGGATTCAGGCTCGGATGGATAGCCGCCCACCCGCACTTCATAAGAAAGATGGAGATAGCCAAACAGGCCGTTGATCTCTGCGCCAACACGCTCGCGCAGCTCATCGCCTGGAAGTACGTTGAGGAGGGCTACCTCGACGAGCAGATACCGAAGATAATCGAGTTCTACAGGCCCCGCAGGGATGCCATGCTCGAGGCCCTCGAGGAGTACATGCCCGAGGGTGTCAGGTGGACCAAGCCCGAGGGAGGAATGTTCATCTGGGTCACCCTCCCGGAGGGCATCGACACCAAGCTCATGATGGAGAAAGCCGTCTCCAAGGGCGTCGCCTACGTTCCCGGCGAGGCGTTCTTCGCCCACCGCGACGTCAAGAACACGATGCGCCTGAACTTCACCTACGTGCCCGAGGAGAAGATACGCGAGGGCGTCAAGAGGCTCGCCGAGGTCATAGAGGAAGAGATGAAGGCCCTCAAGGGCTGA
- a CDS encoding ribose 1,5-bisphosphate isomerase — MPVVNEVLEIAQEIRDMRIRGAGKIGRYAAYALQIQAEKSGATDVDAFWDEMKKAARLLYETRPTAVSLPNALRYVMHRGKVAYAGGADLDQLKFIVINAAKEFIHNSEKALERIGEMGAKRIEDGDVIMTHCHSKAAISVMKTAWEQGKDIKVIVTETRPKWQGKLTAKELASYGIPVIYVVDSAARHYMKMTDKVVMGADSITVNGAVINKIGTALIALTAKEHRIWTMIAAETYKFHPETMLGQLVEIEMRDPHEVIPEEELRTWPKNIEVWNPAFDVTPPEYVDVIITERGIIPPSAAIDILKEEFGWALKYTEPWED; from the coding sequence ATGCCTGTGGTGAATGAAGTGCTCGAGATTGCCCAGGAGATCAGGGATATGAGGATAAGGGGTGCGGGCAAGATAGGGCGGTACGCGGCCTACGCCCTCCAGATCCAGGCGGAGAAGAGCGGAGCGACGGACGTTGATGCGTTCTGGGACGAGATGAAGAAGGCCGCCAGGCTTCTCTATGAGACCCGGCCCACCGCCGTCTCACTCCCCAACGCCCTCCGTTACGTCATGCACCGCGGAAAAGTGGCGTACGCCGGCGGTGCCGACCTCGACCAGCTGAAGTTCATCGTCATAAACGCGGCCAAGGAGTTCATCCACAACTCCGAAAAGGCCCTTGAGAGAATAGGCGAGATGGGGGCGAAGCGCATAGAGGACGGGGACGTCATAATGACCCACTGCCACAGCAAGGCAGCGATAAGCGTCATGAAGACCGCCTGGGAGCAGGGGAAGGACATAAAGGTCATCGTCACCGAGACGAGGCCCAAGTGGCAGGGCAAGCTCACCGCGAAGGAGCTCGCAAGCTACGGCATTCCGGTCATTTACGTCGTTGACTCTGCGGCCAGGCACTACATGAAGATGACCGACAAGGTGGTCATGGGGGCGGACAGCATAACCGTGAACGGAGCTGTGATAAACAAGATTGGAACGGCTTTGATAGCCCTCACCGCCAAGGAGCACAGGATTTGGACTATGATAGCCGCCGAGACCTACAAGTTCCACCCGGAGACCATGCTCGGCCAGCTGGTCGAGATAGAGATGCGCGACCCCCACGAGGTCATTCCGGAGGAGGAGCTCAGGACATGGCCGAAGAACATCGAGGTCTGGAACCCGGCCTTCGACGTTACCCCGCCTGAGTATGTGGACGTCATCATAACGGAACGCGGGATAATTCCGCCGAGCGCGGCGATAGATATCCTCAAGGAGGAGTTCGGCTGGGCGCTCAAGTACACCGAGCCCTGGGAGGACTGA
- a CDS encoding C/D box methylation guide ribonucleoprotein complex aNOP56 subunit (functions along with aFIB and aL7a; guides 2'-O-methylation of ribose to specific sites in RNAs), which produces MKAYIAENVRGIYAFDESGNLIDQKVFSGRPEVSLDKLLKGEPSDELLAFLDELSGEGYDEFVVEDSELSRKLKELGYNATAEFPNVAGEKLRSSPGEFLGEKWFDEYFNVGVALTRLRIQEQSGARDKMIIQAIEALDDIDKVINLLVSRLREWYGLHFPELDEILPKHEQYVAFVKEVGPRENATEERLRSLGFPDSKVEKILKAAETSMGAPLGKFDSDIIMKLASEINDLYKLRKEIEDYLETAMDEVAPNLKALVGAKLAARLMSLAGGLKELAIMPASTIQVLGAEKALFRHLRSGAKPPKHGVIFQYPAINRSPWWQRGKIARALAGKLAIAARVDYFSGEYIAEELKQEIEQRIQEIKQKYPNPPKRKAKPEKKKKKKKFKGKEKKGKGFGGKKKEKAGKGKKGEKGGKKKKKGGKR; this is translated from the coding sequence ATGAAAGCTTACATAGCGGAGAACGTCAGGGGCATCTATGCCTTTGACGAGAGCGGTAATCTCATCGATCAGAAGGTCTTCTCCGGAAGGCCGGAGGTGAGCCTCGACAAGCTCCTCAAGGGCGAGCCGAGCGATGAGCTTTTGGCCTTCCTCGACGAGCTGAGCGGGGAGGGCTACGACGAGTTCGTGGTTGAGGACTCGGAGCTTAGCAGGAAGCTCAAGGAGCTCGGCTACAACGCCACCGCCGAGTTCCCGAACGTGGCAGGAGAAAAGCTCCGCTCAAGCCCCGGGGAGTTCCTCGGCGAGAAGTGGTTCGACGAGTACTTCAACGTCGGCGTCGCTCTCACCAGGCTCCGCATACAGGAGCAGAGCGGCGCGCGCGACAAGATGATTATACAGGCCATCGAAGCCTTAGACGACATTGACAAGGTCATAAACCTCCTCGTCTCCAGGCTGAGGGAGTGGTACGGCCTCCACTTCCCTGAGCTGGATGAGATACTGCCCAAGCACGAGCAGTACGTGGCCTTCGTCAAGGAGGTTGGCCCGAGGGAGAACGCCACGGAGGAGAGGCTCAGGAGTCTTGGTTTCCCGGATTCCAAGGTGGAGAAGATACTGAAGGCCGCAGAGACATCAATGGGCGCTCCGCTCGGCAAGTTCGACAGCGACATCATAATGAAGCTGGCCAGCGAGATAAACGACCTCTACAAGCTCAGGAAGGAGATAGAGGACTACCTGGAGACGGCCATGGATGAGGTCGCACCGAACCTGAAAGCTTTGGTCGGTGCGAAGCTCGCCGCCCGCCTTATGAGCCTTGCAGGAGGTCTCAAGGAGCTCGCCATAATGCCCGCCTCGACGATACAGGTCCTCGGTGCCGAGAAGGCCCTCTTCAGGCACCTGAGGAGCGGTGCTAAACCTCCAAAGCACGGCGTCATCTTCCAGTATCCTGCCATAAACCGCTCACCGTGGTGGCAGAGGGGTAAGATCGCGAGAGCTTTGGCAGGAAAGCTCGCCATAGCGGCGCGCGTTGACTACTTCTCCGGCGAGTACATAGCCGAGGAGCTGAAGCAGGAGATAGAGCAGCGCATCCAGGAGATAAAGCAGAAGTATCCGAACCCGCCCAAGAGGAAGGCCAAGCCTGAAAAGAAGAAGAAAAAGAAGAAGTTCAAGGGTAAGGAGAAGAAGGGTAAGGGCTTCGGCGGCAAGAAGAAGGAAAAGGCCGGAAAGGGTAAGAAGGGCGAGAAAGGCGGAAAGAAAAAGAAGAAGGGCGGCAAGAGGTGA
- a CDS encoding fibrillarin-like rRNA/tRNA 2'-O-methyltransferase, producing the protein MRIKKHRFPGVYVFVDEDGSERIATKNLVPGQKVYGERLIKSEGEEYRIWNPSRSKLGAAILNGLENFPIKPGSKVLYLGVASGTTASHVSDVVGWEGKVFGVEFSPRVLRELVPLVEERRNLVPILGDATKPEGYRALVPKVDVIFEDVAQPTQAKILIDNARVFLKSGGYAMISVKSRSIDVTKEPEQVFKEVEKELSEYFEVVERLSLEPYEKDHALFVVRKP; encoded by the coding sequence ATGAGGATTAAGAAGCACAGGTTCCCCGGTGTTTACGTCTTCGTTGATGAGGACGGGAGCGAGAGGATAGCCACCAAGAACCTCGTTCCGGGCCAGAAGGTCTACGGCGAGAGGCTGATAAAGTCTGAGGGTGAGGAGTACAGGATATGGAATCCGAGCAGGTCGAAGCTCGGTGCGGCCATACTGAACGGTCTCGAGAACTTCCCGATAAAGCCAGGCTCAAAGGTTCTCTACCTCGGAGTGGCAAGCGGAACCACCGCCAGCCACGTCAGCGACGTTGTTGGCTGGGAGGGTAAGGTGTTCGGCGTTGAGTTCTCCCCACGCGTCCTGAGGGAGCTGGTGCCCCTTGTGGAGGAGCGCAGGAACCTCGTCCCGATACTCGGCGACGCCACCAAGCCGGAGGGCTACCGTGCGCTGGTCCCCAAGGTTGACGTCATCTTCGAGGACGTGGCCCAGCCGACGCAGGCAAAGATACTCATAGACAACGCCAGAGTCTTCCTGAAGAGCGGTGGCTACGCCATGATAAGCGTCAAAAGCAGGAGCATCGACGTCACGAAGGAGCCCGAGCAGGTCTTTAAGGAGGTCGAGAAGGAGCTCTCCGAGTACTTCGAGGTCGTTGAGAGGCTTTCACTCGAGCCCTATGAGAAGGACCACGCGCTGTTCGTCGTGAGGAAACCGTGA